From Candidatus Margulisiibacteriota bacterium, the proteins below share one genomic window:
- a CDS encoding vitamin B12 dependent-methionine synthase activation domain-containing protein, giving the protein MTKERRMTLESLYPYINLKGIFINSWGLNKRNGPKDEIVQKFTGIFNYLKQYLLETGIKGIAYYDYFTVRIEDNSLIFPGKDVKWTFPRIQNKCIADSAKETGTIALQVVTLGKKISEIMDLMEKDEQFSLLFYLHGFSVWLTEALAERHHGMIHDEWKDKNRKERYSFGYTLCPDLSYQQDLFKLLDLNTSSEVELTENFMMVPEQSTSAVIFH; this is encoded by the coding sequence ATGACTAAAGAACGACGTATGACATTGGAAAGTCTTTACCCATATATAAACTTAAAGGGTATTTTTATCAATTCCTGGGGATTGAATAAAAGAAACGGACCAAAGGATGAAATCGTACAAAAATTTACCGGAATTTTTAACTACCTGAAGCAATACCTGCTGGAAACAGGCATCAAAGGAATTGCCTACTACGATTATTTTACGGTCCGGATTGAAGATAACAGTCTGATTTTCCCTGGTAAAGATGTAAAATGGACATTCCCCAGAATTCAAAACAAATGTATTGCCGATTCTGCCAAAGAAACCGGTACTATAGCCTTGCAAGTTGTTACCCTTGGCAAAAAAATAAGTGAAATCATGGATCTGATGGAAAAAGACGAACAATTTTCTCTGCTCTTTTATCTGCATGGATTTTCCGTATGGCTCACAGAAGCTCTGGCTGAGCGGCATCATGGTATGATACATGATGAATGGAAAGACAAAAACCGCAAAGAACGTTATTCCTTCGGCTACACTTTATGTCCGGACCTGTCCTATCAGCAAGACCTTTTTAAACTGCTGGACCTTAATACCAGCTCCGAGGTTGAGCTTACCGAAAACTTTATGATGGTGCCGGAGCAAAGCACTTCCGCTGTAATTTTTCACTAA
- a CDS encoding aminotransferase class IV: protein MKDEGRDQGNLLFETIKAMDGKLLNMKYHNLRAAESRRVLFGYRDELDLNKHDYDIPEQGQFRVKVIYGKKIEQVEIKQFIEFPVKILKILKADYISYEHKYLNRSQLDNLFNQKGKADDILIVKNGFVTDTSIANICFFDGKDWVTPDTPLLSGTYRRQLLDKKKIVEKTIRLQDINNYKKIAIINALRPMEVVEKLIGL, encoded by the coding sequence ATGAAGGACGAGGGAAGAGATCAGGGAAACCTGTTATTTGAGACAATCAAAGCCATGGACGGCAAGCTGCTTAACATGAAATACCATAACCTGAGGGCAGCCGAGAGTCGCAGGGTTTTATTTGGCTATAGAGACGAGCTTGACCTGAATAAACATGATTATGACATCCCGGAACAAGGGCAGTTCAGGGTCAAGGTTATTTACGGTAAAAAAATTGAGCAGGTCGAAATAAAACAGTTTATTGAGTTCCCTGTAAAAATACTCAAGATTTTAAAAGCCGATTATATATCTTATGAGCACAAATATTTAAACAGAAGCCAGCTCGATAATTTGTTTAATCAAAAAGGGAAAGCGGATGATATTCTGATTGTTAAAAATGGTTTTGTTACCGATACCAGTATTGCCAATATCTGCTTTTTTGATGGCAAAGATTGGGTTACGCCCGACACACCCTTATTATCGGGAACATATCGTCGTCAATTGCTGGACAAGAAAAAGATAGTAGAGAAAACTATTCGTCTTCAGGATATAAATAATTATAAAAAGATAGCGATAATCAACGCATTGCGGCCTATGGAAGTTGTTGAGAAATTGATAGGATTATAG
- a CDS encoding aminodeoxychorismate synthase component I, whose product MFTRMNKLGGLRKPFVFIINFNKTRVHVYELHDIPSNVFLQFEERLFGKKTKSDLLSGKVSPVMKMKKAVNYKKYLLAFDTVMEEMRAGNTYLLNLTFPTSVDLTMTLPELFFTTQAKFKCCFADKFLSFSPERFIKMENDKIFTYPMKGTSPVKEDDYGDKLMQSEKEETEHLMIVDLLRNDLDIVAGDVRVEKFRYKEKINTGSGSIWQTSSEVCGRLNADWHENIGNILNALLPAGSISGTPKPSTLEIIKKLEQDSRGYYTGIFGYYDGEMLDSAVAIRFVESNSHGYFYRSGGGLTIDSEPQKEYQELLDKVYLPVLGKKEEG is encoded by the coding sequence ATGTTTACAAGAATGAATAAATTAGGCGGGTTGCGTAAACCCTTTGTTTTCATTATAAATTTTAATAAAACCCGGGTACATGTTTACGAACTGCACGATATACCTTCGAATGTTTTTTTACAATTTGAAGAACGATTATTTGGCAAGAAAACAAAAAGTGATTTGCTGTCAGGAAAAGTTTCTCCAGTTATGAAAATGAAAAAGGCTGTTAATTATAAAAAATATTTATTGGCCTTTGACACTGTAATGGAAGAGATGAGGGCCGGAAATACTTATTTGTTAAATTTGACTTTCCCTACATCCGTTGACCTGACCATGACACTACCTGAGTTGTTTTTTACAACCCAGGCTAAATTTAAATGTTGTTTCGCAGACAAATTTCTATCCTTCTCGCCGGAAAGGTTTATAAAAATGGAGAATGATAAGATTTTCACTTATCCCATGAAAGGCACTTCGCCGGTAAAAGAAGATGATTATGGTGACAAATTAATGCAGTCGGAAAAAGAAGAAACTGAACATTTGATGATAGTTGATTTGTTGAGGAATGACCTGGACATAGTGGCAGGTGATGTAAGAGTGGAAAAATTTCGTTATAAAGAAAAAATAAATACGGGCTCCGGTAGTATATGGCAGACCAGTTCCGAGGTATGTGGCAGATTAAATGCGGATTGGCATGAGAATATCGGCAACATTTTGAACGCTCTGTTACCGGCCGGTTCCATTAGCGGAACCCCGAAACCAAGCACACTGGAGATAATAAAAAAACTCGAACAGGATAGCAGAGGTTATTATACAGGGATATTCGGTTATTATGATGGTGAAATGCTGGATAGTGCTGTAGCTATCAGGTTCGTGGAAAGTAACAGCCATGGATATTTTTATAGAAGCGGCGGAGGACTTACAATTGATAGTGAACCACAGAAAGAATATCAGGAACTACTGGATAAGGTTTATTTGCCGGTATTAGGAAAGAAGGAAGAAGGATGA
- a CDS encoding helicase C-terminal domain-containing protein, whose protein sequence is MKVLDFTALDVETTGLSIADNELIEIGLVKYKDGQIIKQYSQFIRPSQKISSYVVKMTGITNDMVAKSPLFSEVAADVLEFIGDDYVVGHNISFDLGMLNNALAKCDLPEISNPNMDTLDLAALLMPTHRSYKLSHLAKVFDIAEDNIHRAKDDALMTGNLYLKMIEKVKELDMDVLKFIYYYVSSGSWFFKDVLKGLFGLKLKYEEYPWILLLNKSMEEEDRQLSGSKRENSTSIEDFSLKDMFSFFKKDGLLGQKMKNYELRTSQMDMLEKVWNALEKNEHHVIEAGTGIGKSFAYLIPSIFFTLKKHEPVVISTKTKNLQEQLTDKDIPFLKKALEVDFSFTMIKGRENYICVNKLAYLFSKVLESGNTDDIKGLMSIMLWLFHSGSGDFSEVHNSLSIRYKHYIYSDSYSCLQTKCPFKTTCFLNRLRKKARHSDLIIVNHSLLFADIYYGGSVLPDFKYLIMDEAHTIEDAATNCFSRGLSKRRIHDIAVKVAEQRIWESNAEEDKAVKDILKGMQKDGRFLIDNNNKTFDAIEKFFRRKEKDNYFFKKSQKRLSFAYFSQEEKEDIENRLQKIETILTGIKEKMEDINQFIKQHAGKIQYGFYKKLLLEIYYMLEDLSAIRQEKENSIRWLEKIELKRNSYYELKVVPVDIGPYLQEHVFKSRDSVIFTSATLAVKSNFNYYLSRIGYLDSEIKIVTSSLSSPFDLENNVLLCVPKDAPEYEDSKEYLQALANYLKSILLTTKGKALVLFTSHKHLSDVYYNIKDELIDNNIQVFCQGKKVADRHLVKAFKEDETSVLMGTDSFWEGIDVPGRALSHVIIVKLPFEVPTDPIVRARMEQVAAKGKSSFFEYVIPTAIVKFKQGVGRLIRSKSDRGSVIILDKRVLTQGYGRSFLQSVIADKKYPADLNELNSLLKSWI, encoded by the coding sequence ATGAAAGTTCTTGATTTTACCGCCCTGGATGTAGAGACTACCGGACTAAGTATTGCTGATAATGAGCTTATTGAAATCGGTTTGGTCAAATATAAAGATGGCCAGATAATTAAACAATACAGCCAGTTTATACGACCATCTCAAAAAATTTCTTCATATGTGGTGAAAATGACCGGCATCACCAATGATATGGTAGCCAAATCACCACTATTTTCAGAAGTCGCTGCTGACGTGCTGGAATTCATCGGAGATGATTATGTGGTAGGCCATAATATAAGCTTTGATCTTGGGATGCTGAATAACGCGCTGGCAAAATGTGATTTGCCTGAAATTTCCAATCCCAATATGGATACTCTGGATCTGGCGGCTCTTTTAATGCCAACACACCGCAGTTACAAACTCAGCCATTTGGCCAAGGTTTTCGATATTGCCGAAGATAATATTCACCGGGCCAAGGACGATGCCCTGATGACAGGCAATCTCTATTTGAAAATGATTGAAAAAGTCAAAGAGCTGGATATGGATGTCCTGAAATTTATTTATTACTATGTTTCATCAGGCAGTTGGTTTTTTAAAGATGTACTCAAGGGGTTGTTCGGCCTCAAACTAAAGTATGAGGAATATCCCTGGATATTGCTTCTGAACAAAAGTATGGAAGAGGAGGACAGGCAGTTATCCGGCTCAAAACGCGAAAATTCAACGTCTATTGAAGATTTCAGCTTAAAAGATATGTTTTCATTTTTTAAAAAAGACGGTTTGCTGGGACAAAAGATGAAAAACTATGAGCTGCGTACATCACAGATGGATATGCTGGAAAAAGTATGGAACGCTTTGGAAAAAAATGAGCATCATGTTATAGAAGCCGGGACCGGGATCGGTAAATCATTCGCGTATCTTATCCCTTCCATTTTTTTTACTTTAAAAAAACATGAGCCGGTAGTTATTTCCACCAAGACTAAAAATTTGCAGGAACAGCTCACTGATAAAGATATACCTTTTTTGAAGAAGGCGCTGGAGGTAGATTTCAGTTTTACCATGATCAAGGGCAGAGAAAACTATATTTGTGTTAACAAGTTGGCCTATTTGTTCTCGAAAGTATTGGAATCAGGTAATACAGATGACATCAAAGGACTGATGTCCATCATGCTTTGGTTGTTCCATTCGGGTTCCGGAGATTTTTCCGAAGTGCATAACAGTTTGTCTATAAGGTACAAACATTATATTTATTCGGACAGCTATTCATGTTTGCAAACCAAGTGTCCTTTCAAAACAACTTGTTTTTTAAATCGTTTGCGAAAAAAAGCCAGACATTCTGATCTTATTATTGTTAACCATTCTTTATTATTTGCTGATATTTATTACGGCGGCAGTGTATTGCCGGACTTTAAATATTTGATAATGGATGAAGCCCATACCATAGAAGACGCTGCGACTAACTGTTTTTCGCGCGGTTTGAGCAAACGTCGTATTCATGATATAGCAGTAAAGGTAGCGGAGCAAAGGATTTGGGAAAGCAACGCTGAGGAAGACAAGGCTGTAAAAGATATTCTGAAAGGAATGCAGAAAGACGGCAGGTTCCTGATTGATAATAACAACAAAACTTTCGATGCTATCGAGAAATTTTTTCGAAGAAAGGAAAAAGATAACTATTTTTTTAAGAAGAGCCAGAAGAGGCTAAGTTTCGCTTATTTTTCACAGGAAGAAAAAGAAGATATTGAAAACAGATTACAAAAAATTGAGACGATACTAACAGGTATAAAAGAAAAAATGGAAGATATCAACCAGTTTATTAAACAACATGCGGGCAAAATACAATATGGTTTTTATAAAAAACTATTACTGGAAATTTATTACATGCTTGAAGATTTGTCCGCTATACGTCAGGAAAAAGAAAATTCTATCCGCTGGCTGGAAAAAATTGAGCTGAAACGCAACAGTTATTATGAATTAAAAGTTGTGCCCGTGGATATCGGCCCTTATCTGCAGGAACATGTTTTTAAAAGCAGGGACAGTGTGATTTTTACCTCAGCCACCTTGGCGGTAAAATCAAATTTTAATTATTATTTATCGCGTATCGGTTATCTGGATTCGGAAATCAAAATTGTAACCAGCAGCCTGAGTTCTCCTTTTGATCTGGAAAATAATGTATTGCTCTGTGTGCCCAAAGACGCGCCGGAATATGAAGACAGCAAGGAGTATTTGCAAGCACTGGCCAACTATTTAAAGAGCATTTTGTTAACTACTAAAGGTAAAGCTCTGGTACTGTTTACCTCACATAAACATTTAAGCGATGTGTATTACAACATCAAGGATGAGTTAATCGATAATAACATTCAGGTTTTTTGTCAGGGTAAAAAGGTAGCGGACAGGCATCTGGTCAAAGCTTTTAAAGAAGACGAAACTTCAGTGCTTATGGGAACTGACAGTTTCTGGGAAGGTATTGATGTGCCGGGCAGAGCGCTGTCGCATGTTATTATTGTAAAATTACCATTTGAAGTTCCCACAGACCCAATTGTCAGGGCCAGAATGGAACAAGTGGCAGCTAAAGGGAAAAGCAGTTTTTTTGAATATGTTATTCCCACAGCCATAGTTAAATTCAAACAGGGGGTAGGAAGGCTGATTCGCAGTAAATCAGATCGCGGTAGTGTGATTATTCTCGATAAACGCGTTCTTACCCAAGGTTATGGGCGCAGCTTTTTACAATCCGTAATAGCCGATAAAAAATATCCGGCAGATTTGAATGAATTGAACAGTTTGTTAAAAAGCTGGATTTAG
- the hflX gene encoding GTPase HflX, translating to MVFENPREKEEVLVVAVKVQHYEYLLKEIIALIENLNAEVIHTMTMHTDSINSSSYIGKGKIEEVKRVLQELGIKTVVINDNISPGQKKVLENELAVKVLDRTEIILSIFAKRAMTKEAKLQVELAQLQYLMPRLTRMWSHLSRQQGGIGMKGVGETQIEIDRRTIKNKIARLRKDIERVKDYRSLQRKRRLKSQEPIVALVGYTNAGKSSLFNFFSGKDVYAADQLFATLDTITKKVVYNDKPFYIVDTVGFISNLPHFLIDSFKATLEEVFISDLLLQVIDVSDPNHSAHIEAVNEILRELGIDNKPTIKVYNKMDLIKEKPDLIENGIVVSVKTGENMGQLKDRICEQIYHESS from the coding sequence ATGGTATTTGAAAATCCTAGGGAAAAAGAAGAAGTCCTGGTAGTGGCTGTTAAGGTACAGCACTATGAATATTTGCTTAAGGAAATTATCGCTTTGATAGAAAACCTTAACGCGGAAGTAATTCATACCATGACCATGCATACAGATTCTATTAATTCTTCTTCCTATATAGGCAAAGGGAAAATCGAGGAAGTTAAAAGAGTTCTACAGGAATTGGGAATAAAAACCGTGGTCATTAATGACAATATTTCTCCTGGCCAGAAAAAAGTTTTAGAAAATGAACTGGCTGTAAAAGTATTAGACCGTACTGAAATAATTTTATCGATATTTGCCAAAAGGGCCATGACCAAAGAAGCCAAACTGCAAGTGGAGCTGGCCCAGTTACAATACCTTATGCCCAGGCTCACCAGAATGTGGAGTCATTTGTCCAGACAGCAAGGTGGCATTGGAATGAAGGGTGTTGGTGAAACGCAAATTGAAATTGACCGCCGGACCATTAAAAATAAAATAGCCCGATTGAGAAAAGATATAGAAAGGGTCAAGGACTACCGAAGTTTGCAGCGCAAACGCCGGTTAAAAAGTCAGGAGCCGATTGTCGCTCTGGTTGGTTACACTAATGCCGGAAAATCCTCATTATTCAATTTTTTCAGCGGGAAGGATGTGTATGCTGCGGACCAGCTTTTCGCAACTTTGGACACAATAACCAAAAAAGTAGTGTATAACGATAAACCTTTTTACATTGTTGATACAGTAGGTTTTATTAGTAATTTACCACATTTTTTAATTGATTCTTTCAAGGCCACTCTGGAAGAAGTTTTTATCAGTGATCTTTTGTTGCAAGTAATTGATGTTTCCGATCCCAATCATTCTGCCCATATTGAAGCGGTAAATGAGATATTAAGGGAACTGGGCATTGACAATAAACCGACAATCAAGGTTTATAACAAAATGGACCTGATAAAAGAAAAACCGGATTTAATCGAAAATGGGATTGTTGTTTCTGTTAAAACGGGGGAAAATATGGGGCAGTTAAAAGATCGGATATGTGAGCAGATTTATCATGAAAGTTCTTGA
- a CDS encoding NAD(P)-dependent glycerol-3-phosphate dehydrogenase, with protein sequence MVSLVCGSGAWGTVLAQLLADKNEPVYLFCHTQLIADEINNIHTNSTYLPKKPVLNKNIKAFPITAINEYIEKADFIFIVVASPFYRQTLKQIKPYLRPDHIIVSATKGMEENTDKSILEIASEEFSGAILKKQFALLSGPNLAGEIFTGKPAATVIAAHNQVLAKKVQNLLGSTQLRPYISSDLIGVEYGGILKNVIAIAAGILDALELGSNAKAALLVRGLAEMKRFAVASGAKEKTITGLAGFGDLITTCLGPQSRNYNVGYRIGKGESLPAITKSMVSIAEGVKTCKVIKELAQKKKIPMPITEAVFQVLYKNLSIKETIQLLMTRELKEED encoded by the coding sequence ATGGTTAGTCTCGTTTGCGGTAGCGGTGCCTGGGGTACTGTCCTGGCCCAGCTTCTGGCTGATAAAAATGAACCGGTTTATCTTTTTTGCCATACACAGCTTATAGCTGATGAGATAAATAATATACATACAAATAGTACATATTTGCCAAAAAAACCGGTATTAAACAAAAATATAAAAGCATTTCCGATCACAGCAATAAACGAATATATAGAAAAAGCTGATTTTATTTTTATCGTGGTTGCCTCACCATTTTATCGCCAGACCCTCAAGCAGATTAAACCATATCTGCGACCGGACCATATAATAGTTAGTGCAACCAAAGGAATGGAAGAAAATACGGATAAATCTATTCTGGAGATAGCATCAGAAGAATTCTCCGGAGCTATTCTTAAGAAACAATTTGCTTTGCTGTCCGGGCCGAACCTGGCAGGAGAAATTTTTACGGGCAAACCTGCGGCCACTGTAATCGCTGCGCACAATCAGGTACTCGCTAAAAAGGTGCAAAATTTACTAGGTTCCACACAATTACGACCATACATATCTTCAGACCTTATTGGTGTGGAATATGGCGGTATTCTTAAAAATGTTATAGCTATAGCTGCCGGAATACTGGATGCCCTGGAACTTGGCAGCAATGCCAAAGCGGCTCTTCTGGTTAGAGGTTTGGCAGAAATGAAGCGCTTCGCAGTGGCAAGTGGCGCAAAGGAAAAAACTATCACAGGTCTTGCCGGGTTTGGCGACTTGATTACAACTTGTCTGGGACCACAAAGTAGAAATTACAATGTTGGATACAGGATCGGTAAAGGAGAATCCTTACCTGCAATAACAAAAAGTATGGTTTCAATTGCCGAGGGGGTTAAGACCTGTAAAGTTATCAAAGAACTGGCTCAAAAGAAAAAGATACCTATGCCCATAACCGAAGCGGTATTTCAGGTTTTGTACAAAAATCTATCAATCAAAGAGACTATACAACTTTTGATGACCAGAGAACTGAAAGAAGAAGATTAA
- the plsY gene encoding glycerol-3-phosphate 1-O-acyltransferase PlsY — protein MKFIALFYIIAAYFLGAIPFSYLVGKLRGVDLLRTGSKSSGATNVYRTLGFGYAAFAFFLDAAKGYVAIFCASYILPGQHVFMVVCGLAAILGHTFTPFLKFKGGKGVATGVGVLFFIQPVIAMIGFLLEFIIIFFTRYVSLASILSALVILILAYLPFFQMPASYIGLITVAVIYIIYKHIPNIKRLIKGQENKV, from the coding sequence ATGAAATTTATAGCTCTTTTTTATATTATTGCCGCTTATTTCCTTGGCGCTATTCCTTTCAGTTATCTGGTCGGCAAATTAAGAGGGGTAGACCTTCTAAGAACAGGCAGCAAGAGTTCAGGAGCAACTAACGTCTATAGAACTTTAGGTTTTGGTTATGCTGCTTTTGCTTTTTTTCTGGATGCTGCCAAAGGATATGTAGCTATTTTTTGTGCAAGTTATATATTGCCGGGACAGCATGTTTTTATGGTTGTGTGCGGGTTGGCTGCTATTTTAGGTCATACCTTTACGCCTTTTTTAAAATTTAAAGGCGGCAAGGGTGTGGCAACCGGTGTAGGAGTACTTTTTTTTATACAGCCTGTTATTGCCATGATAGGATTCCTGCTGGAATTTATTATTATTTTTTTTACACGCTATGTATCTCTGGCATCAATTTTATCAGCTCTGGTTATTCTGATACTGGCTTATCTGCCATTTTTTCAAATGCCGGCAAGTTACATAGGTCTTATCACTGTTGCTGTAATTTATATTATATACAAACATATTCCCAATATTAAAAGGCTCATCAAAGGTCAGGAAAATAAGGTGTAA
- the dxs gene encoding 1-deoxy-D-xylulose-5-phosphate synthase encodes MTLIEKLDLPSDLKNLSLSELYELAGEIRSDIIKVIAKNGGHLASNLGVVELTLAIHASLRSPEDKIIWDVGHQSYTHKILTGRYKQFPTIRQYKGLSGFIKREESVHDIFGAGHAATSISAALGIAKARDLKGEKFAVVAVIGDSSISSGEAFEAINNIKTTVKGPFIIILNDNKMSISHPVGVLSEHITSLRYNPFYRKAKKEVERLLLKLPQIGKPLVKSIDKLLMRTKHLLINYEKSGVIYEEFGIRYLGPIEAGNIPHIMGAIRYAKTAREPVLIHVLSTKGKGYKPAEEDPTMYHGLGEFDPETGLELKKKITATYTEVFGKHLVKMARNDEKIVAITAAMAEGTGLSEFQSVFPERCVDVGIAEEHAVTFAGGLAVQGFKPFVAIYSTFMQRAYDQILHDIALQNLPVIFCMDRAGLVGEDGPTHHGVFDYNFMRMIPNMTVMAPRDGEQLKAMLEFAAGSDRGPIAIRYPKGCVPVTQISLKSSKIIYGKSELLVSSPKSLVAIVAIGSMVMPAYELIQKEKLNVKLIDARFLKPLDKGLLKKELSGCKHVITLEEGVKQGGLYSAIAEWLDEQQLNIGLAGCGLDYTGFVTHGSRDILLKNAGLDKDSLKETILKTLRS; translated from the coding sequence ATGACTTTGATTGAAAAACTGGATTTACCTTCAGATTTGAAAAATTTGTCTCTTAGCGAACTCTATGAACTGGCCGGAGAAATTCGCTCAGATATTATCAAGGTCATTGCCAAAAACGGCGGACATCTGGCCTCCAACCTGGGAGTTGTAGAATTAACCCTGGCCATTCACGCTTCGCTGCGCAGTCCGGAAGACAAAATTATCTGGGATGTGGGGCATCAATCCTATACACATAAAATTTTGACCGGACGTTACAAACAGTTTCCAACAATCAGGCAATACAAAGGTTTAAGCGGATTTATAAAACGAGAAGAATCCGTCCATGATATTTTTGGCGCAGGGCATGCCGCAACGTCTATTTCCGCGGCTCTGGGTATTGCCAAGGCCCGTGACCTCAAAGGAGAAAAATTCGCGGTTGTAGCGGTAATAGGCGACTCTTCTATCTCTTCAGGCGAAGCCTTTGAAGCTATTAACAATATCAAGACCACGGTCAAGGGGCCTTTTATTATCATACTGAATGATAACAAGATGTCCATTTCTCATCCGGTAGGAGTACTTTCCGAACATATCACATCTCTGCGTTATAATCCTTTTTACAGAAAAGCCAAAAAAGAAGTGGAACGACTGCTGCTAAAACTACCGCAAATCGGTAAGCCTCTGGTGAAATCTATTGATAAACTATTAATGCGTACCAAACATTTGCTTATAAATTATGAAAAGTCAGGAGTTATTTACGAAGAATTCGGCATACGTTATCTGGGGCCGATAGAGGCAGGGAATATTCCGCATATAATGGGTGCTATCCGCTATGCCAAAACAGCAAGGGAACCGGTGCTCATTCATGTTTTAAGTACTAAAGGTAAAGGCTATAAACCCGCGGAAGAAGACCCGACCATGTATCACGGGTTGGGTGAATTTGACCCGGAAACAGGTCTGGAGTTGAAGAAAAAAATTACCGCGACCTATACTGAGGTTTTTGGTAAGCATTTGGTGAAGATGGCACGAAATGATGAGAAAATAGTTGCTATTACAGCTGCAATGGCCGAAGGAACTGGTCTCAGTGAGTTTCAATCAGTGTTTCCTGAACGTTGTGTGGATGTTGGCATTGCTGAGGAACATGCTGTAACTTTTGCTGGCGGCTTGGCAGTGCAAGGGTTTAAGCCTTTTGTCGCTATATATTCAACCTTTATGCAGAGAGCTTATGATCAGATTTTACACGACATCGCCTTGCAAAATCTGCCTGTAATTTTTTGTATGGACCGTGCCGGGCTTGTTGGTGAAGACGGTCCGACACACCATGGGGTATTTGACTACAATTTCATGCGCATGATCCCCAATATGACGGTTATGGCTCCCAGAGACGGTGAACAGTTGAAAGCTATGCTGGAATTTGCCGCAGGTTCTGACAGAGGTCCGATTGCCATACGTTATCCCAAAGGTTGTGTGCCTGTAACTCAGATATCCTTGAAGAGCAGTAAAATTATCTACGGCAAAAGTGAATTGCTGGTATCTTCCCCAAAATCTCTTGTTGCGATTGTAGCAATAGGTTCAATGGTTATGCCTGCTTACGAATTGATTCAAAAAGAAAAGTTAAATGTAAAATTAATTGACGCCCGTTTTTTGAAACCTCTGGACAAAGGTTTGTTAAAAAAAGAACTTAGCGGATGTAAACATGTTATTACTTTGGAGGAAGGCGTTAAGCAGGGTGGCTTATACAGTGCCATAGCCGAATGGCTTGATGAACAGCAGTTGAATATCGGTTTGGCAGGATGTGGTCTGGATTATACCGGGTTTGTCACTCACGGCAGCAGGGATATTTTACTTAAAAATGCCGGTCTGGATAAAGACAGCCTAAAAGAAACGATTCTCAAAACGTTACGTTCTTAG